Proteins from a single region of Corvus moneduloides isolate bCorMon1 chromosome 19, bCorMon1.pri, whole genome shotgun sequence:
- the BAHCC1 gene encoding BAH and coiled-coil domain-containing protein 1 isoform X1, protein MDGRDFAPPPRLLSERGSLGHRHGTGRVAGSAHGAVQPPGHFQPTKYFPAPISMATHTAGSSLMGSAPPSSFMGGFLSGSLGSGGPSHPAGPAASPPEPAFCGPHSGTSQIWFSHSHEAPGYPRFSGSLASTFLPMGHLDHHGNGNVLYGQHRFYESQKDNFYLRNLPAQPPLLPASHGFPGIARAAPGPPAGSCSRERDAGPLPKTPKDYERFLAGKEKGGKGDPKERLPEEDPKERHKAVLPVPPEGHCKEGVPPRGSGDGRPKPLASCLLGAKGLDGDGARAALPSCAGSALPRAARCAPKEREPGVPEAPQPYGEAVERRQMLHHAVSYAVPAAGSFPCLPLHAGPEVLCPLPEPPARELKLSGATLVPSVGPPTDKSRSFQAESGGMERGDGKERHSEAGTEPYGAPFHHPLKAEGPAERRLEWGAPGTRLKGLEYLGGGAAEGPPFSGRCPAPKAGLEKGYFEVPPAPDCSRAPRPDPLGVRVGPSCCTLEKGPPKDLPAQKVARIRHQQHPEAEAAEGKRKPLELGALGYGGHPLPPWGVQGQGPPLAVAEERKGGPYLDPFGAGLVRAQEVPNAPDEVSAMKNLLKYSNGALLGGQKGPPFVGLGSAKGSCAHQDAKFPSGKGQPELERPDCARGREHEALGPGGTEGEVRQPPVGIAVAVARQKDTLGRHEPYGTGGTGSTGRQRAAAGVKAGTARPVHLMELEAEEERGRLCEERLGLPGRDILLQDNKDLVEFARMHPSGGCPGELTPHLMMAGGSSLPAGQLGGDPAAHAHPAHTHWLPRTRSPSIWMGGHSYGIGHPALHQNLPPAFPASMPSAMQPVFPLAQDPPAQLVILPTEPPTHGTPHTLADVMDQASLWPPMYPGRGPGAHLQHTGQLPVYPRSQFLRQQELYALQQQQQQQQQQQQQQQRAAQALEIQRQVHGQRKPEEQPLELEEGGPEKPLKPSHKAVALNPPAKGLTSAAPAPPKLSPCCHSPALRHPAKCPVTLPTAPCTLPACPAASPAVAPRSPAASPLPAPSKGGDGEDARGEGQPPRRYPKPLEPDLPPGYGYPAAAMGYPAAHSAEPADPDPVHAGSPPAEPEQSRTFSPTAEALREPGPPRDPPAEGPGTLLHRHHLLLPPGPLCGERGAAPAGGGTEEPFGGHREGAQGAPEQPEQQHPVPEGAGSPLPPTAEEEEEEEDEDEEEEEGDSDGSEPEGSCDEEEDGDVPAGHQGCSGGLEALIAAGIDLGELPALEEPEEPPPAPPSPAPHPSGIPGIALLSELADLELRRRRCDLAREGEDEELLAFNLQNLATVAAAWSLVEAAGREGSPPALSPLPVSPPPRARVPRRKYTWTPKTKAVCPLKAAMEQLNTQEVEVRMRLAELQRRYKEKQRELVRLQRRHDHERDESSRSPARRGPGRPRKRKHSSALGRAESRKVKAVKTSLSLLCAELRGDPEPQKKRSKLAGGTFGSLQGSPLKQKVKGKGLPPGLSPFRRRDPNPGARIQKKLNRPKGSKGSKYQGQDPGPRQPPHFRDEPEGDTDSEEGDEEPGLSLPAGPVAVLGPSPSSVVKMEANEKAKKKKERQGLLGPCRLGSPEGEVKIKRRPVKPGGAGKLEKVPGRRKAGGCPEGSKKKLKAKAKESLRPPAPGGPSPPGAPGSLFGGTDPRLLGPRDEGARLGERGKKGTRKSKGLQAALRRKNGALSLALSPRSAKTILSKGKKLAKVKSKVATKQCKGRAVSKLLESFTVEDDFDFDDNSSFSEEEEELGGCLAGGARGGVPHACAIQKEDLRDGLHILIPKEDSLLYAGSVRTIQPPDIYSIIIEGERGNRQRIYSQEQLLQEAVLDVRPQSRRSLPPGTRVCAYWSQKSRCLYPGNVVRGSSSDEEEEDAEAVLVEFDDGDTGHIAVSNIRLLPPDFKIQCTEPSPALLVSSSCRRAKRACGDVGTPGALPPTLCPDHGPQPPRNSGRKAAGKEKSGKAVEGLSGGRGPALGDATAGRRGGSLLSWATVAQTKRKAANKGSAVLQNLFQVNGSAKKLRAKETLFPLHHHHHHLAAPVFGNAFGADSFGRIASSYGSFGAGAGLVLPAAQKLLRSKKAERLEAEVGRSGRRKAAGSEFLVKLDHEGVTSPKNKTCKALLLAEKDFGARLERPLGSHGYGHAGLGGRERRGRAAAHPLPVGLALRKYSGHGDFALNCDSDCHSSYSDMDEDEDAGGLGADVPSRFMTRLSVSSSSSGSSTSSSSGSISTSSLCSSDNEDSSYSSEDEDSALLLQTCLSHPVPALLAQPDALRPKGAAPQRCFLSKAAAAGPKAKLKRKDPLSFAKAKEFSRRQRLPSVENRPKISAFLPARQLWRWSGNPTQRRGMKGKARKLFYKAIVRGKETLRVGDCAVFLSAGRPNLPYIGRIESMWESWASNMVVKVKWFYHPEETKLGKRQSDGKNALYQSCHEDENDVQTISHKCQVVGREHYEQLTRGRRCQDRQDLYYLAGTYDPTTGRLVTADGVPILC, encoded by the exons ccGGCAGCAGCCTGATGGGGAGTgcccccccctcctccttcaTGGGGGGCTTCCTGAGTGGCAGCCTGGGCTCGGGGGGGCCCAGCCACCctgccggccccgccgcctcccccccAGAACCGGCCTTCTGTGGGCCCCACTCCGGCACCTCCCAGATCTGGTTCTCCCACTCCCACGAAG ccccggggtACCCCCGCTTCTCCGGGAGCTTGGCCTCCACCTTCCTGCCCATGGGCCACCTGGACCACCACGGCAATGGCAACGTGCTCTATGGCCAGCACCGTTTCTACGAGAGCCAGAAAG ATAACTTCTACCTGCGGAACCTTCCGGCGCAGCCCCCCCTGCTCCCCGCCAGCCACGGCTTCCCCGGCAtcgcccgcgccgcccccggGCCCCCCGCCGGCTCCTGCAGCCGGGAGCGGGACGCCGGCCCCCTCCCCAAGACCCCCAAGGACTACGAGCGCTTCCTGGCGGGCAAGGAGAAGGGGGGCAAGGGGGACCCCAAGGAGCGGCTGCCCGAGGAGGACCCGAAGGAGCGGCACAAGGCGGTGCTGCCGGTGCCGCCCGAGGGGCACTGCAAGGAGGGGGTGCCGCCGCGGGGGTCCGGCGACGGGCGCCCCAAGCCCCTGGCCTCGTGCCTGCTGGGGGCCAAGGGGCTGGACGGGGACGGTGCCCGCGCCGCGCTGCCCAGCTGTGCCGGGAGCGCCctgccccgcgccgcccgctgCGCCCCCAAGGAGCGGGAGCCGGGGGTCCCCGAGGCCCCCCAGCCCTACGGCGAGGCGGTGGAGCGGCGGCAGATGCTGCACCACGCCGTGTCCTACGCCGTGCCCGCCGCcggctccttcccctgcctcccGCTCCACGCCGGCCCCGAGGTGCTGTGCCCGCTGCCCGAGCCCCCCGCCCGCGAGCTGAAGCTCAGCGGGGCTACGCTGGTGCCCTCGGTGGGGCCCCCGACGGACAAGAGCCGCTCCTTCCAGGCGGAGTCCGGCGGGATGGAGCGCGGGGACGGCAAGGAGCGGCACTCCGAGGCGGGCACTGAGCCCTACGGTGCCCCCTTCCACCACCCGCTGAAGGCCGAGGGGCCGGCGGAGCGGCGGCTGGAGTGGGGGGCTCCGGGCACCCGGCTGAAGGGGCTGGAGTACCTGGGGGGGGGCGCAGCCGAAGGACCCCCCTTCTCGGGCCGGTGCCCGGCGCCCAAGGCGGGTCTGGAGAAGGGCTACTTCGAGGTGCCGCCGGCCCCTGACTGCTCCCGCGCCCCCCGGCCCGACCCCCTGGGCGTCCGCGTCGGCCCCTCCTGCTGCACTTTAGAGAAGGGCCCCCCCAAGGACCTCCCGGCCCAGAAGGTGGCCCGGATccggcaccagcagcaccccgaGGCGGAGGCGGCCGAGGGCAAGCGCAAGCCCCTGGAGTTGGGTGCCCTGGGGTACGGCGGGCACCCCCTGCCCCCCTGGggggtgcagggccaggggcccCCCCTGGCTGTGGCGGAGGAGCGGAAGGGGGGGCCCTACCTGGACCCCTTCGGCGCGGGGCTGGTGCGGGCACAGGAGGTGCCCAACGCCCCTGACGAGGTGTCGGCCATGAAGAACCTGCTCAAGTACAGCAACggggcactgctgggggggCAGAAGGGCCCCCCCTTCGTGGGGCTGGGCAGCGCCAAGGGCAGCTGCGCCCACCAGGATGCCAAATTCCCATCGGGAAAGGGTCAGCCGGAGCTGGAGCGGCCGGACTGCGCCCGCGGCCGGGAGCACGAGGCGTTGGGCCCCGGCGGCACCGAGGGCGAGGTGCGGCAGCCGCCCGTGGGCATCGCGGTGGCCGTGGCGCGGCAGAAGGACACGCTGGGCCGCCACGAGCCCTACGGCACCGGCGGCACCGGCAGCACCGGGCGGCAGCGGGCGGCTGCGGGAGTGAAAG CGGGCACCGCGCGCCCCGTGCACCTGATGGAGCTGGAGGCGGAGGAGGAGCGGGGCCGGCTGTGCGAGGAGCGCCTGGGGCTGCCCGGGAGGGACATCCTGCTCCA GGACAACAAGGACCTGGTGGAGTTCGCCCGGATGCACCCATCGGGGGGGTGTCCTGGGGAGCTGACCCCCCACCTGATGATGGCGGGGGGCTCGTCGCTGCCGGCGGGGCAGCTCGGGGGGGACCCCGCTGCCCACGCCCACCCTGCACACACGCACTGGCTGCCCCGCACCCGCAGCCCCTCCATCTGGATGGGGGGACACTCCTATG GCATCGGGCACCCCGCCCTGCACCAGAACCTGCCCCCTGCCTTCCCCGCCTCCATGCCCAGCGCCATGCAGCCGGTGTTCCCCCTCGCCCAGGACCCTCCTGCCCAGCTCGTCATCCTCCCCACGGAGCCCCCCACCCATGGCACCCCCCACACGCTGG CTGACGTGATGGACCAGGCGTCGCTGTGGCCCCCCATGTACCCGGGCCGGGGTCCCGGTGCCCACCTGCAGCACACGGGGCAGCTCCCCGTGTACCCACGATCGCAGTTCCTGCGGCAGCAGGAGCTCtatgccctgcagcagcagcagcagcagcaacagcagcagcagcagcagcagcaacgGGCGGCCCAGGCCCTCGAGATCCAGCGCCAGGTGCACGGCCAG CGAAAGCCggaggagcagcccctggagctggaggaaggggGTCCTGAGAAGCCCCTCAAACCCTCCCACAAAGCAGTTGCCTTAAATCCCCCGGCCAAGGGCCTGACCTCGgcggcccccgcgccccccaAGCTGTCCCCGTGCTGCCACTCGCCGGCCCTGCGGCACCCGGCCAAGTGCCCCGTGACCCTGCCCACGGCCCCCTGCACTTTACCCGCCTGccccgccgccagccccgccgTGGCCCCCCGCTCGCCGGCCGCCagccccctgcccgcccccaGCAAGGGCGGCGACGGCGAGGACGCGCGGGGCGAGGGGCAGCCCCCGCGCCGCTACCCCAAACCGCTGGAGCCAG ACCTGCCCCCCGGGTATGGCTaccccgccgccgccatgggCTACCCCGCGGCGCACTCGGCCGAGCCGGCGGACCCCGACCCCGTGCACGCCGGCTCCCCGCCCGCCGAGCCCGAGCAGTCCCGCACCTTCAGCCCCACGGCCGAGGCGCTGCGGGAGCCGGGCCCCCCGCGGGACCCCCCGGCCGAGGGTCCCGGGACGCTGCTGCACCGGCAccacctgctgctccccccGGGGCCGCTCTGCGGGGAGCGGGGCGCAGCGCCGGCCGGCGGCGGCACCGAGGAGCCCTTcggggggcaccgggagggGGCTCAGGGAGCGCCGGAGCAGCCGGAGCAGCAGCACCCCGTGCCCGAGGGAGCGGGCTCCCCGCTGCCCCCCACtgcggaggaggaggaagaggaggaggatgaggacgaggaggaggaagaaggcgACAGCGATGGCTCGGAGCCAGAGGGCAGCTGcgacgaggaggaggatggtgaCGTCCCCGCTGGGCACCAGGGCTGCTCGGGCGGGCTGGAGGCGCTGATCGCCGCCGGCATCGACCTGGGGGAGCTGCCGGCGCTGGAGGAACCCGAGgagccccccccggcccccccttCGCCCGCCCCCCACCCCTCAGGGATCCCCGGCATCGCCCTGCTCAGCGAACTCGCCGACCTGGAGCTGCGCCGGCGCCGCTGTGACCTGGCCAGGGAAG gtgaggatgaggagctgctggccttCAACCTGCAGAACCTGGCCACGGTGGCGGCCGCCTGGTCGCTGGTggaggcggcggggcgggagggcAGCCCCCCCGCACTCAGCcccctgcccgtgtcccccccgccccgcgctcgCGTCCCCCGGCGCAAGTACACGTGGACCCCCAAAACCAAGGCC gtGTGCCCGCTGAAGGCGGCCATGGAGCAGCTGAACACGCAGGAGGTGGAGGTGCGGATGCGCCTGGCCGAGCTCCAGCGCCGCTACAAGGAGAAGCAGCGGGAGCTGGTGAGGCTGCAGCGGCGCCACGACCACGA GCGTGACGAGAGCTCCCGGAGCCCGGCGCGGCGTGGGCCGGGGCGGCCGAGGAAGCGGAAACACTccagtgccctgggcagggccgAGAGCCGCAAGGTCAA GGCGGTGAAGaccagcctgtccctgctgtgtgctgagctGCGGGGGGACCCCGAGCCccagaagaagaggagcaaACTGGCGGGGGGGACCTTCGGCAGCCTCCAGGGCTCCCCG CTGAAGCAGAAGGTGAAGGGCAAGGGGCTGCCCCCCGGGCTCAGCCCCTTCCGCCGGAGGGACCCCAACCCTGGCGCCCGCATCCAGAAGAAGCTGAACCGGCCCAAGGGCTCCAAGGGCTCCAAGTACCAGGGGCAGGACCCCGGTCCCCGGCAGCCCCCCCACTTCAGAG ACGAGCCTGAGGGGGACACGGACAGTGAGGAGGGGGACGAGGAGCCGGGGCTGTCATTGCCCGCAGGGCcggtggctgtgctggggcccTCCCCATCCTCCGTGGTGAAGATGGAGGCCAACGAGAAGGccaagaagaagaaggagaggcAGGGGCTGCTAG GTCCCTGCCGCCTGGGCAGCCCCGAGGGGGAGGTGAAGATCAAGCGGCGGCCGGTGAAGCCGGGGGGAGctgggaagctggagaaggTGCCGGGCCGGCGGAAGGCGGGGGGCTGCCCCGAGGGCAGCAAGAAGAAGCTGAAAGCCAAGGCCAAGGAGAGCCTGCGGCCCCCAGCCCCCGGCGGCCCCAGCCCCCCGGGAGCCCCCGGCAGCCTCTTTGGGGGCACCGACCCCCGGCTGTTGGGGCCGCGGGACGAGGGGGCTCGGCTGGGAGAGAGGGGCAAGAAGGGCACCCGCAAGAGCAAAGGGCTGCAGGCGGCCCTCAGg CGCAAGAACGGGGCGCTCTCGCTGGCCCTCTCCCCCCGGAGCGCCAAGACCATCCTGAGCAAGGGCAAGAAGCTGGCCAAGGTCAAGAGCAAAGTGGCCACCAAACAG TGCAAGGGCCGGGCCGTCAGCAAACTCCTGGAGAGCTTCACTGTGGAGGACGACTTCGACTTCGACGACAACAGCAGCTTctcggaggaggaggaggagctggggggctgCCTGGCGGGGGGGGCGCGCGGGGGGGTGCCCCACGCCTGCGCCATCCAGAAGGAGGATCTGCGGGATGGGCTGCACATCCTGATCCCCAAGGAGGACAGCCTGCTCTACGCCGGCAGCGTGCGCACCATCCAGCCCCCCGACAT CTACAGCATCATCATCGAGGGTGAGCGGGGGAACCGGCAGCGCATCTACTcgcaggagcagctgctgcaggaggcg GTCCTCGATGTCCGGCCGCAGTCGCGCCGGAGCCTCCCGCCCGGCACCCGCGTCTGCGCCTACTGGAGCCAGAAATCCCGGTGCCTCTATCCGGGGAATGTGGTGCGAG GCTCCTCCAgcgacgaggaggaggaggacgcCGAGGCCGTGCTGGTGGAGTTCGAtgatggggacacgggacacaTCGCTGTGTCCAACATCCGCCTGCTGCCCCCCGACTTCAAGATCCAAT GCACCGAGCCCTCCCCGGCCCTGCTGGTGTCCAGCTCCTGCCGGCGGGCGAAGCGGGCGTGCGGCGACGTGGGCACCCCTGGGGCGCTGCCCCCCACGCTCTGCCCCGACCACGGCCCCCAGCCCCCCCGGAATTCCGGCAGGAAGGCGGCCGGCAAGGAGAAAAGTG GCAAAGCCGTGGAGGGGCTGTcggggggccgggggccggcGCTGGGCGATGCCACGGCCGGGCGGCGCGGAGggtccctgctcagctgggccACCGTGGCACAGACCAAGCGGAAGGCGGCGAACAAGGGCTCGGCCGTGCTCCAGAACCTCTTCCAGGTCAACGGCAGTGCCAAGAAGCTGCGGGCCAAGGAGACCCTGTTCCCTctgcaccaccaccaccaccacctcgCTGCCCCTGTCTTTGGCAACGCCTTTGGCGCCGACTCCTTCGGCCGCATCGCCAGCTCCTACGGCTCCTTCGGCGCCGGCGCCGGGCTGGTGCTGCCGGCGGCCCAGAAGCTCCTGCGCTCCAAGAAAGCCGAGCGGCTGGAGGCCGAGGTGGGCAGGAGCGGGCGCAGGAAGGCGGCGGGCAGCGAGTTCCTGGTCAAGCTGGACCACGAAGGGGTGACGTCCCCCAAGAACAAGACGTGCAAGGCGCTGCTGTTGGCCGAGAAGGACTTTGGGGCCAGGCTGGAGCGGCCGCTGGGCAGCCACGGCTACGGACACGCCGGCCTGGGCGGCCGGGAGCGCAGGGGCCGCGCGGCCGCACACCCGCTGCCCGTGGGGCTGGCGCTGCGCAAGTACTCGGGGCACGGGGACTTCGCCCTGAACTGCGACAGCGACTGCCACAGCTCCTACTCGGACATGGACGAGGACGAGGACGCGGGTGGGCTCGGCGCCGACGTCCCCTCGCGCTTCATGACGCGCCTCTCCGtgtcctcctcttcctcgggcTCCTCCACCTCGTCCAGCTCCGGCTCCATCTCCAcctccagcctctgctcctcGGACAATGAGGATTCCTCCTACAGCTCGGAGGACGAGGACTCGGCGCTGCTGCTCCAGACCTGCCTGTCGCACCCGGTGCCGGCGCTGCTGGCGCAGCCGGACGCGCTGCGGCCCAAGGGCGCCGCGCCCCAGCGCTGCTTCCTGTCCAAggcggccgccgccggccccAAGGCCAAGCTCAAGCGCAAGGACCCCCTCAGCTTCGCCAAAGCCAAAGAGTTCTCCCGGCGGCAGCGCCTGCCCTCGGTGGAAAACCGGCCAAAGATCTCCGCCTTCCTGCCCGCACGCCAGCTCTGGAGGTGGTCGGGGAACCCCACGCAG cGGCGCGGCATGAAGGGCAAGGCGCGGAAGCTGTTCTACAAGGCCATCGTGCGTGGCAAGGAGACGCTGCGCGTGGGCGACTGCGCCGTGTTCCTGTCGGCCGGGCGGCCCAACCTGCCCTACATCGGCCGCATCGAGAGCATGTGGGAGTCCTGGGCCAGCAACATGGTGGTCAAGGTCAAGTGGTTCTACCACCCCGAGGAGACCAAGCTGGGCAAGCGCCAGAGTGATGGCAAG AACGCGCTGTACCAGTCGTGCCACGAGGACGAGAACGACGTGCAGACCATCTCGCACAAGTGCCAGGTGGTGGGCCGGGAGCACTACGAGCAGCTGAcgcgcggccgccgctgccAGGACCGCCAGGACCTCTATTACCTGGCGGGCACCTACGACCCCACCACAGGCCGCCTGGTGACCGCCGACGGGGTGCCCATCCTGTGCTGA